Genomic DNA from Solanum pennellii chromosome 3, SPENNV200:
ATCAATTTTAGTTCGATTTTAAACAGCCTTAATTAATGAATAGCGATAATGCTTGTAACgtgataattaataataatatgcGATACCTATAATTGATAATAGTGGGTTaacaatatttctctctctcttttttttccttcccACTTTATTGGAGTATTGCTTAATTATTCATACTTGATGCTTTGTACACAACTTAGtgctacttttttttattttactaaataataatcaaatcatATCTTCTTCTTACATAATACTACTTTTTCCTATAAATTCAAAGGttgtaattataatattatcctcatttcatttaattagttcttagcaaaatatgtcacataagtttttttttttttggttaaagcAAAAGTATCTTTCAACCTATGTCTATTAGATACGCACTTTTATTATGCTAAGTCCTTActtctgaacttattttattaataattttttacccttttctagcctacgtggcactatctttgTGGCATAatagttgacttttttttcaacctAGTGCCACATAAatcgaaaagggatagaaaattatttataaaataagtttaaggaGATAATAGATTCTTAATATAGTATACGTGTGTATCTAAAATTTCTGACATATATTGAGAGGTActcgtgtttttttttttaatgtattgaGTGAAAAGAAAAAGGGCCTGTACATGGTTCTTTCGGTTAAAGTTCTCTTCAGACTTGGCCCGTAGGCCGTATGTTTAGGCCCAAATAACTCTCCTCATTTCATTTGGGAAATAACAGAATAGTTTCTGGTTTGATTGCAGAATTATGAAGACGAAGATGAAGAcgaagatgaagatgatgaagaagaaggatgatCAAAATGGCGGAAATGCGATATTGTCCGTATCGCCATGGAAAGCTATTACTCTTCAGCTGATATGCTTACTAGGGTTAGCTATAGCTTTCTGGATACCTAATCATATTTACTCGCTCGATCTCATCACGCATCCATCCCAAACTCTTCGTATGATTTCGGTATAAATCTCGCAATACGAAACATTTATAGTATAATCAGCTTTCGATCTCTGTTATTTGTATTCttattttgattcaaattttGTTTATCAGGTGTTTCTGGCTCCAGTACTCATTCTACTTTACAGTCACCTTCGACACGATAGGAACCAATGCTCTGTAATCCTAAGCCTTCTTATTATTTGAATCTATTTTACAACTTACATATTTTGTTTACTGTAATTgattcgtttttttttttggtgtgtgtGGCTTTCACAGTACGTCAAAGCTGTAGGACGAGGCTTGTTGGCGCTTCCTGCCGGTAAGTAGAGTCTGTTAGTGGaactatattattattgtcatttgTCTAAGATTCATATAGTATTGTTCATgaattattttgtataatgtTTATAGGAGCCGTGGTAAATGCACTCGGAGCTACTATATTAGGAGCACCTGTTGGTTTTGAGTATGTAATCCTGTATATGTgtttatattcttttataatAATGAGACTGAAGCCCCAGTTGAGGTTGGATGGAAAATAGAGCTGATCTATCATTGATCATAGATTATGACAATGTTATTGCATGATCATCAGAAgcggatgtagagtctgaattATAGGTAATTCAAACCTAGTAACTTTAGCTTGGTTCATGTATATGTGTTAAGAATTCACTTAAGAAGTGtaaataattgattttgaaCCCAATAACAAATGAGTTGTCGTAGAATTCCAAACTCGATCCCATAAATTTCGAATCATGGATCCGTCTCTGATGATCATCAGATATGTTAAAGGCTCTCTATGTTTCACAAAAATGCCTGAGATTAGTTTGAGTGACGTAGGAGTCATTTTAATGCTGCCCTATCCAACCTCAACTGGGACTATGTTAATGcaacatatttttctattactTTGTCTTTATTATAGCTTCTGTAATGCAGTAGTTCTTATCCTAACTAATCTTTGATCCTGTATTATAAACAGATATTTCCCCAAGACCTTTAATTGGTCTCTTCTGATGTCAATACTCACTGTAAGTCTTAACAGCCAGGACTCGCGCTATTTACTGCATGAAAAGATTTCTTAGGCTTAAAAGCTACCAAGAAGAGATGACAACAGTTAAAAGTTTAGTGGATTCATCTCATGCTTCTAGAAAATATGATCAATGTATTTAAGAAAAGGAAAGTCAGTGGGGAAATCCAGGGAGTTATTGCATTCAGAAAGCTGATGAAATGATAAGATTCTTTGAACACTTAGGTCACATGTTAATGAGATGTAGAATTGGTATTTTGTCCTTGCTCATTTTTTCTTCTATGTTGgtttagcttctttttttttgaaaaaaaattcttttctgGGGATacttaaatttatcaaatattggTTTGGCAGTTTGTACCAGCGGCTTGTGTTTTTGGCTCATCATGGACTGATTGGCACCGAATATTTGCTAGAACAAAGTAATTTCCATTTCGTCAATCCATGGGCATTTGATATTTACATCTAAGATCTATCCTAGAGCTTATTCAGTATGTTTGTTTTTGCAGAGCAAGTGAGTCCACAGACTATATGATCAGTCTGCCTGCTCATGGAGCTGTTATTGGAGCATGGTTTGGTGCTTGGCCAATGCCACTTGATTGGGAAAGCCCATGGCAGGTAACTCAACTGATTGTCAAGGACTCGAGGTTCACAATATTAGAGATTGTAGTTTCATGGTGCagattatttgaatttcaaatgcATTAATTGCATTACTAAGCGTCAATCGTCCATGATATGATCTTTTGATAGTCTTGCAATAGTAAGGCATATAAAAGTTTCTCCGCATGACCttgtttaaattatattcttttttgacaaaaattctTATCTGGATTGTTTTTAAGGTAAGTAGGGCCACCTCAAACAACCTTGAGGAACCTTGTACATATCAAAGTAGGATACCCAGTGCTGCTAGAAGGCAAGGCAAACCTTGTCAATTTTTTTGCACTTCCTTGTAGATTGTTTCCACCTCATCAGTACCCCGATTAGTATAGCTCATCCATATGGaagacacacacacacttgcTGGAAACCTGTTTGTGTTGCTCTGGACACTTCAAAGTGAACCATACCTGTGAATGAGAGGTGTTGGGAATCTGTTAGACGATTTCTTCTTAAACAAACTAAGCTAATAGTTCATTTACCATAATGAAGTATTATATCCTGCTATACTAGTACTAATGCAAAAGATAAAGTGACCAAAAGGAGAGAAGAAAAAAGGCTGGCGCTTATGTAGCTCCTTTTTGTCGGGGTAAGACTGGATTGCATTGCTATCCGTAAAATTCTTTGCTAGTAAGGGCACTACTGAAGTATACTTTGTTAACAAGATCTCCATGTTCCACATTAAGagaataagtaaaataaaacaGCTCATGTTATATCCTGATTCAAAAAGCTAAAGTGCTATTTTGTGCATGCATCTTCCATCATAATTTCCTTAGTGTTTTTCTTCGCAAAAAACTTTAATCGAATCTTACATCATTTACGTGTCAGACTAATAGAAACAGCAGCCGTTAAGGTGAAAAATGGAAGAGAGAGAGGCAGTTTTATACCATAAGTGTTTCATAcatttgtttatatgaagttGCATCTTAGTTCTTGTGAATCTTGGTGATTTTCTATAATTAAcaccctccgtttaaaaaagaatggtctagtttgacttgTAGGGagtttaagtaaataaaaaagatttttcaaatttgcggtcttaaattaaagttatgtcaaatatactaaaatgtcctttaatcttgtgagTTCTGACCTTAAACATGCTATGTGTAAAACTGAAATCATAGTGTttctaaaaaaggaaaatggtcattctttttgaaacaaattaaaaaggaaaagagatcattctttttaaacgCAGTGAGTATTATTATAGATGTTCCTGCTGGTAGCTGGTGCAGCTGCACTTGTTAAATATATAGTATATTTCTTGTGTAATCCTTTTGCTTTATTAATTTGCATTTACTACCAGTTAAAAGGCTGCAGTTACATTGGCCCTTGATTCTAACTTCTTCATATGCATTTTAATTTCCTAGGTTTTAGAAGTGGAGTGTAAGAACCTTTCATATTTTGGCTATGCTCTTGAGGGAAAGATCACGTTTTTCTAATTTGCAAACCTCTGGACGAGGTTGGAAAATGCTTTAGTAAGTGGTTTGTTCTCATTCACGAACAATTGGTATTTGCATGTAGGAATGGCCTATTTGTGTGACTTATGGAGCTATAGCTGGTTACCTCGTGGGGCTTGTGGCATCCTTGGGCTGCATTATCTTCTGTAAACGCCAGCAGCATCTAAAAGAAGAGTAGTGTCTAGCTTCTGGAAGGCTCATGATACTACAATAATAGTCTTGGAACGAAATTAGGCCTTTGTTATTCAGCTGCATAGAAATGTGGTATCCAGTTTTGAACTAATCTTTGTATTTATTAAAGAGTATAATCCATTCTTTTAGGAGTAATTTCTTTGGCAAGTTGTGGAAAGACACTCCATAGGAGATAATGAAGTTTCTACTGCAGAATAATTTTgcaatatctcaaaaaaatTCTGTCCGTTAACTTAAATATTATGGATTTGTAAATTCAAACACTTATTTTATGCTTTGTGAatattcttttttccttttgcaACATAGCTTTTACTATATCCATGCTTATTATTTGTCGTGTTATTGATTTATTGCCATCTCTACGTGGATTTCAGAATTGGGACCTAATTTTTGTGGGGTCTTCGAATTATTCGTACCCCTTTTCCGTGTGTTGAGGAGTAATATATCTATCACTAGTGGAGAGAAGTGTTTTGTAAATCCACTTGATAGTTTACTATCAAATTCAGGAGTTGTTTAGATTCcaatttctctttattttccttttgaaaTGAATTCCATCTTTACACTTCCTATTTCTTTGCCTATTACTCTACCAAGTAGAATAAGGTACATCCTACCCGTTCAAACCTTACTCTTACTCTTAGAAGTACATCCTGCTATGTTTAGACATATCGaatatattgaaaatcaaacatgtataagagtagtatttgcatatattttatTGGATCGTTTGATAGAgtatctattatattttttttcaaaatttaaacctaattaaattaaagactAATTAAAAAGCAAAACTCACCCGAAGCCTATAACctagattatatatataatatatttgaaaaatattataaatatatttatatattacatttcaataattattaatatataaaatatatacattctACTCTATTCAAATAGTATATAGAAAATCAAATatgtgaaaattaaaaaaagcaaaatgataagttttactttttgaattttgacaACACAACTCAACCCCCATTTTCCTTGGCAGCGAAGACTTGACAACAGACGTAGTAGGGTTAGAATAGATAGACACGAGGGTGGTGACATCTTATTGCTGACAATACATTATTACTCATAACTTTGTAAAGTGTTGTTCTCTTCTATTGTCAAGTGGGTTCATTACCAAAGacttaaattaaatgtttttgCCTTTGTTTCCAATTggattttctctctctttttcctattttactcttgctattaaatatcatttactttttaatatttaaatcacttatactatttaataagAATATCATGACaacattactattattatttactGCTTTTTAATTATTGTGTCAGGTTAATAATTAACATTATTGTTTGACTACAAtttgcttttttctttttttggaaaaataatttgacaATATACATTTCTAATAAATCATTACTACAAATTTATAtaacaatttattaatataactaataaaaattttcttaatataacgtataactcctttttttttcttccttttagaATTGCAATGACAAATTTAATTACACTACCCCAACTTTAATTTGAGGCAAGAATTAGTCAAAAAGagttcaattattttaatttatataaataaatttagctTGACTTTCTCCGTTTGAGACTTCTAAACGGCTCAAGCCTTGGTGCGTTTTAAGTACGCCATATTATATTCCAATTTTCTTCAATTCCGAAAATACCCTCATTAATTAACCCAAAAGACGAAAAGCCCAAACACCAAGCGACGCGATTGGTGGGTTGTAACATATTGCAGACTCATACGGTCACACCGAATCACTACTGCCACGTCATCTGAATAGTTCAAGTCCACGTGTCATagaacaaaaagaaacaaatggcCCCACACCGAACCCTTTAAAAACTCTTTATAGAGCCCTTAGAAGCGCcaaaaaacacacacacatacaacACCCTACCACCACCACTCTCTCCCTCTAAAacctttctctctctctctctctaaaaaaaaaatttcacttttgaaaatttttttgcCGATCAGATACGATTCTTCACCGGTAAGAATTCTTATGAACCCACCGGAGAATTCATACAGATTTAAAATctttatacattaatttgaatCTTTTTATCGTTGGTTTAACTGTTAAGTTCTTGAATaatctttttgttttaattttgaaaaaaacaataaaattggTTTGGTTGGGTGTGTAATTAATGTGGTTTGAATACTTCTCTTTCTGATCATATTTGATGGTATTGATACAGTAGTTTTGTTTGGATTGTTGAATTTTTCTGTTGTTAGATTCTTGGAATAATCGCAAGGAGGAATTTATGGTGGTGGGGGTATAGGTTTTACTCCATTTTCTAGGTTTTCTGCGAAATGACATTTAGGGTTTATAACCTACAAGGGTAGGGAATAGAGAAGATTGTTTGTTGTGCTTACTGGGTAGAATTCTTTTTCTGTTGTGTTGGTTTGGTTTccttgtttttgtttatttgggCATAAGTGGGATCACATTAACTGTGGTTTACTGTTCTTAATAGTTAACCTTTTAGTTTCGATGATCGGTGTATGAGAAAGTTGCCTTTACGTATATCTCATATGGGAAGTGGTTGGAAGGATTTTAATAGGCCTTTAAACAAAAATGGTGCGAAGAATTTGGCGCGCATAGTGGGATCACATTAATTGTAGTCTACTGTTCTAAGTAGTTAACCTTTTAGTTCGGTGATTGCTGTGAGAGGAAGTCGTCTTTGCATATATCTTATTTTGGAAATGTATATTAATTGGTCTACTGTTCTTAGTAGTTAACCTTTTAGTTCGGTGATTGCTGTGTGAGGAAGTCGTCTTTGCATATATCTTATTTTGGAAATATACGAAAGGAGATTTTAATAGGCCTTGACACATGAAAATGGCGCGAAGAATTTGGCGCGTCGCCTTTTTGCAGCCTTTTATATATGTGTGttgtaatttcattttttgtttattctcaACCTGTTCTTCTTGTTTTAGAGACGATTGTGTGTTTACTGGGTAGTCTGTTGTGTCGGTTTGATTTCCTTGTGTTGCTTATTTGGGCCTAGTGGGATCACAGAAGTGTAGTCTACTGCCTTAAGTAGTTAACCTTTTAGTATTGTGGTCGGCATATGAGAAAGTCATCTTTGCGTCTCTCATTTTGGAAGTATATGAAAGGAGATTTTAATAGGGCTTgacaaatgaaaataactaagaaATTGGCACGCATAATGGGATCACATTAAATGTTGTCTGCTGTTCTAAGTAGTTAATCTTTTAGTTTGGGTGATTGGTGTATGAGAAAGTCGTCTTTGCGCAATCTCATTTTGGTAGTGTATGAACGGAGATCTTAATAGGCCTTGACAAATGAAAATGGCGCAAAGAATTTGGCATGCTTCCTTTTTTGCAGCCTTTCAGGTAGAAATGTGTTTTTTGTTTTAGAGACGATTGACTGTTTACTGGGTAGCAATTTTTTCTGTTGTGTCGGTTTGATTTCCTTGTTTTGCTCATTTGGGTGGGCCTAGTGGGATCACATGAAGTGTAGTCTACTTAACTTTTTAGTTTCGGTGATCGGCATATGAGAAAGTCATATTTGCGTGTATCTCATTTTGGAAGTATATGAAAGGAGATTTTAATAGGCCTTCACATATGAAAATGGCGCGAAGAATTTGGCGCGTCCCCTTTTTGCAGATATAGAAACGTGtgttttaatttcatttttgtgTATTCTCAGCATGTTCTTGTTTTATTGTTGTGCCGGTCTGGTGGAAGTGTGATTTGAGATTGTTTGGGATTATGATGTTGGTTTTCTATCTGAAGTACTATGTTCTTTGATACCTTTGCAAGGTGGAACTATCCCCCACCCCAAAAGTTTGCTTAACTGTTCATCTCTAGAATAGATTAGATTTTGTTTTGTTCTATGTGCAATTACAACATCAGCTTCAGTCATGGAGAGACTGGAGGAGGATTTAAGTAAATTATgcttttctttctctttatcGTCTCCTCTAGTTTATGAAGtagatatttttatgttaagCTATTGTTATTTATTGATCAGGTTCAAGATTTTCAATGGGATGTGACAAAACAGAGAACCTGCCAGACCCCCCAAGTGTTGATGCGGGAAAGAAGAGACCAGAGGAGGATCTAAGTATAATTATTAtgcttttctttctcttttttcattcCTCTAGTATATGAAGTAGATATCTTTATGTTAAGcttatcttttatttaattgatcaGGATCTAAGTATAATTATTAtgcttttctttctcttttttcattcCTCTAGTTTATGAAGTAGATATCTCTATGTTAagcttattttttatttaattgatcaGATTCAAGATTATCAATGGGAGCTGACAAAACAGAGAACCTGCCAGGTTCAAGTGTTAATGATCTTTCTCTCAGCGCCAGTCAAAGTGGAGCTGTTGATTATAATGGTGTTATCCAAGGTGGGTTCAGTTCAGGGGCTAATGTCACATCCTTTCCTTCTGTATCTCTGCCTGCAGTCCATCCTCTTCCAGGAAATGCTAATGAGTTTGAGGTGGCCGATTTGATGAATCTCAATTCCTTACATCACCACCAGCTTCAACCGAATCTGATGAATGTAAGAAATATTTCACCCAGCTTTTACAGTTCATCAGCAATGTCACATCGCATGAAACATAATGCAGAGATAAACCATTCAAATGTGAATAACAAAACACCGACCTTGAATAGACTCATGAATGAAGGTGTCTTGTCCAAGGGCTTCCAGAATCCTGGGGCAGCTATGAATTTTATGCCTATGCAAAGCAGTGGAGCTGGATGTTTTGAGAAGGCTGGGGAAGGAACAGGTATTAGTCAAATGCCTGGAAGCCCTTTTGGAGTAGGGTATAATGTGCAGAATGCTACAGGTATTGGCGGAATAGGGTTTCAAAATTATGCCAACATCAATCATGCTCCTTTTCATACAACACAAGGGAACATGGATGGTAGTTTCCTGACCCTTGGAGTGGGAAGTAATATGGAGGATAGATCAATTCTTAGATTCAACAGCAAAGAGGTCATCAACGGAGTGGAGGAAGCTGCTTCACCACAAAATAACAATTCCCATATCCAACAAACAAGAAGAAATCTTCCAAGTTTAATTCATGGTGCTCCTGGTGGTATCACAAATTTCCAGTGTGATAGTGGTGGTTTCCCAAATTCTGCCTGTAATTCGGGTGTACATGCTCCTGACTCTAGAATCAGTGCACCTCCATTTATGTACGCACCAGATGCGAGACTTAACTCATCTAATGCCAGAGATTTAGCTGCTGTTGGTAATGCTGATCAAAGACTTTGTGAACCTGATCCTCTGATGTATGCCCAAGGTGGTTTGCCTCCTCCTCTATTGCCATTTAGCAGCAATTCAACTTTACCCCCTCATCTTGGATTTGGTGGAGTGGCAGCAGCTCCTGGATCTGCTCAACAGTTTAGGGTATTAGCTCAACCAAATGTTAATCAGCAGAGCAGCCTGTACACAAACATGGTCAGGAATCATCAATCTTTCATGGGACCTGCTATTCTCAGTCATGGTGGCGGCAGAGTGAGGCAAGACCATTTAGGTGTGTATgaatttctgtttctgtttgcTGAATTTACCACTAGCTTAGCTGACATGTGCAcatgattgaattttttaatcCTGTTTTCTTTAGTAGAAAATGACCATTGTTGAAGACAATGGCGTTTTCTTTCAGGAATGGTGACTTTTGATTTGAGGCAAGGGTTTCTAGTGTATGTGCATGACAGCTGAAATTGTTTTGTGCTTGCTGGATCAGAATTCCAAAATTGTTCTTGTGTCTAACAAGCTcagtttgttgtttttcttgCCATATATTCTGAGTTGGCAGTGTTCAGGACAGTCCTGGTAAATGGCTAGATCCTTAAGCAAACAAACATATGACTATGGAGAGTCTGTTAACCTCATTTTAAAGAATGTTTGCAAATAAAATTGAGTTGACTCGATAGAATTAGGTTCTCTGAATGTGGAAAGTCATGTCTTACAACAAAAGTTATAATTCTTTCTAGTTGCATTTTCATACATACTGATAAAGAGGAAATATCTTAGTGATGTAGTGTGATAATAAATGCTATGAGAATTGGCAACAGTTTGTTAAGAACTAAAAGATCTCGTGGGAGATCTAGGAATGAGATTATATTTCAGGTCGTATCAGTGTGTGGATTCTGGTATGCGTAGGTTATTTGCTCCATGAACTTACCTTTCACTTTGGCGATCATTATTCTATCACATAACACTCCATTAATTCGTTTCCATTTCAATCATTAAGCGTGTAGAAACATACTAAAAATACTTTCTGAATCTTGTTGTCTTAAATATGTAACACCATTTCTATTAGGAAGTGTCACGACTAAAATGGAATGTTGGAATATGGAACCTGCTAcatataactttttattttttaaaacaaaaactaaaatgaaattaaaacaGAGTTGGTGGTCAACTTTTTCTATGGAAGTGGGGGGTTGACAAAGTTGTAATTGTGCGCTCTATTTCTTGGTTGTATTGTTAGTTGACAGAGTTGAGAGTACTACCTTTAGGAGAGTTAAGCATATCTGTGTATTAGTTGGTAAAATGGTTGATCTGATGTCATAAACTTGGTTTTGCCTAAACATGATTCTATAGACAATTTTCATGAATCAGGTGAGAGGATGTGAGCTACCAACACGTGAGTTTGATTAGGCATCCCCCTTTTTCATTTCGCGGCTACATGCACTGCTATTTTTAGTTTCTCTTATATACTTCTACTCTTGTCTTCATTGATTCTATAAATTGCCTCTTAGTCTACTTCAGCTGCTGATTGTTGACTTACTGTGGTCCTAACTCTGCTACAATCAAATTTCTTCAGGTCAGCAATCTTTTGTCAATGTTCTGAATCCTTGGGGGAATAACCTATATCCTGAAGGAATGGGAGTTCAAATTCCTGGATGGAGTGGCATCCAATCTGCCCTTGTCAATCAATTTCCCAGGAGGCCAGGTGTCCAGCTCAATGACGGGGCTATTTCTCAAGCAACTCGAGAGGGTGTTCTTCCTGGCACGGGCGGCATCCAGCAAACTAGAGGGGGTAAGTCATGTTGGAACTTAAAAATGAGTTTATAGAATTAAAAAAGATGCTAGAAAAATAGTTTAcctttaaaaagggaaaaaagaagCGAGAAATATATTGAGCTTCCATGAAATCTTTAGTTAGGCACTGTAAAGTGAAGTGTAAGAAGTGGAAGATGATATTAGAATTGGTGTAGGCATTCCGTGTGGATCCATCAGAATGCACTAAAAAGGATGCACTCGTTCCAGATACTTCCATTACCCCATACTTGGATGCGTGCTCTTAATGGACTCATTTATCTCAGAAATTAGCACATTACGGAGCTTGAGTTCacattttactttttatgtGGTGCTTTTCTCattatttgtttcttctttggcgATCATTTATAGGTAACTCGTATCAGTCTCAAAATCATGGACCTAAAATGCACCCTACTGAACTTCTTAACCCCTCTTTTGCAATGGGTATCTActaattttattcatatatcTGATAATGCTCCAGTTTGCTTTTCTATGTATTTAAAGAAATCTGACCTATAAGTAACATCTGaagagattgttcttatgttatCTAGGTCGGCCTCAAGTTGGTTCATCTGCAGAGTTAAATGTTAGTGGACTCCCATATCATGCTGGTATGCCACAAAACCCAATCTAAGGAACTCTCTAGTGTTGCTATTTCAATGAAAATATCTATCTTTCGCATCTTTGCTGTTGTGTacattttaattctaaaatgtGCTGATTCCTGATTTGTGCTCTCATTACATTTGCTACACCAAGGTCAAGGCGTTCCAATATCAAAGGTTGATGTGGCCCCTCAGGCTTCAAATCTTGATGGTCCCACTTCCCTCAAAAGAAGAAGACCGGCTAGAGCCCCTCCAACTGCTCCGATGCGTCAGCGGAGGAGAAAATTGACTCAACATAGAGCACCTCCGAGGCCGATGACTATTGCTCCAGTTCCTGCATCTTCTCCTTCTCTTCCTGATCTCTGTGCAAAGTTGCAAGGTATCTCAAGTTCTCTCACATTCTTATATTTTCGGTATTTCTGTAATGTAGTTTGTTAGTCTGTGATGTACAAGATACTGTTTCTGGTGCTTTCTTTACCATGTATATATGTACAACTTGATTGTTTGTTGACATTTCCATGAGTTGATCGGTGAATGCCAGTGTTTTTGCCTCCCTACTCTGACTTGATCACTCATCTAGCTGTGTTGTTTATGTCGCAATACTGTGTCACTGTTGTGTGTCTATTCTTGTGGCATATGTATCTCAACAAATTACAAGTTTTGACACCAAAGACGTGACTAGAGCCAACAATTTATGAGAGTTTGAGTCCTATCAAGTGTCAAAGACCTCTGAAGTGTTAAGAAATGTTAAGGAtgtctctttttctcttttttacttGGTGTTAATGACATTATCATAAAACCCCACGATTTTCCTATTTACAGAAATCGCCCTACTCTATCCCCTCCTGTTCCCCTCTGCCCTATCCTCCACCTCCAAATAACTAATGGATGTTTAAATATTCCCCCCTTTTTGAATCAATTCTCAGGATATCTAAACAATGAAAATGGGTTATGTGAAATTTTTGGATGTTTTAGTACTTGCCCCCAATGTTTTTTGCCCCATTCTCCTCATGTGGCCTAGGACGTAAGTTACATGGACAGCCAGGTGCAGGTTTACAGTACAATCAATACGtatttatatgttgaatttGTCATCTAAATTATAGGATTTGGAATATGGATGGGTACAAGTACTGAGTTGTTACATAACAATTGTGttgtatgatatatattttagtagttGGGTTGAGAAGTCAATACGTCATAACACGTGCAAAGTTTTCTTGGTACTTTATGTGAATATATATGAACATATGACGTACACAAAACCCCAAGGGTGACACCAAAAAACCAAAGCTGGAACTAGAGCTTGCTACAACCTATAACTGGAGGAATCTAAGAACTTCAGCATAATCTCGATATCTCAGAAAGGCATCACATCAAGTCATAAGAGTGTGACTAAATGTATATTTTGTTAGTATTTTCTATGTGAAGATATTGATAATGAATTCATTTTACTGCTAAATATTACCATTTAAACAGCATTGTAGTAATGTAGTGTTTGAATTTTTCAGCAAGGTTGGAGGAACCAGCTCAAATCATTGCAGAGAACTGCAAAATATGCAAGAGGAATGTGATGTTCAATCCTGAAGGCCCTTTTGTTCGTCCTGCTATAGCGCCACCCGTTGCTGTTCTTCCCTGTGGACATGTATTTCATGACGAGTGCCTGCAGAAAATCACGCCAAAAGACCAAGCAACAAATCCTCCTTGCATACCTTGCGTTCTAGGTGATACATAATGTGATCATTTTCTTCAATGGGAGAGGGCTTAAATTTTGTGAA
This window encodes:
- the LOC107014525 gene encoding uncharacterized protein LOC107014525 isoform X1, encoding MGCDKTENLPDPPSVDAGKKRPEEDLNSRLSMGADKTENLPGSSVNDLSLSASQSGAVDYNGVIQGGFSSGANVTSFPSVSLPAVHPLPGNANEFEVADLMNLNSLHHHQLQPNLMNVRNISPSFYSSSAMSHRMKHNAEINHSNVNNKTPTLNRLMNEGVLSKGFQNPGAAMNFMPMQSSGAGCFEKAGEGTGISQMPGSPFGVGYNVQNATGIGGIGFQNYANINHAPFHTTQGNMDGSFLTLGVGSNMEDRSILRFNSKEVINGVEEAASPQNNNSHIQQTRRNLPSLIHGAPGGITNFQCDSGGFPNSACNSGVHAPDSRISAPPFMYAPDARLNSSNARDLAAVGNADQRLCEPDPLMYAQGGLPPPLLPFSSNSTLPPHLGFGGVAAAPGSAQQFRVLAQPNVNQQSSLYTNMVRNHQSFMGPAILSHGGGRVRQDHLGQQSFVNVLNPWGNNLYPEGMGVQIPGWSGIQSALVNQFPRRPGVQLNDGAISQATREGVLPGTGGIQQTRGGNSYQSQNHGPKMHPTELLNPSFAMGRPQVGSSAELNVSGLPYHAGQGVPISKVDVAPQASNLDGPTSLKRRRPARAPPTAPMRQRRRKLTQHRAPPRPMTIAPVPASSPSLPDLCAKLQARLEEPAQIIAENCKICKRNVMFNPEGPFVRPAIAPPVAVLPCGHVFHDECLQKITPKDQATNPPCIPCVLGDT
- the LOC107014525 gene encoding uncharacterized protein LOC107014525 isoform X2, encoding MGCDKTENLPDPPSVDAGKKRPEEDLNSRLSMGADKTENLPGSSVNDLSLSASQSGAVDYNGVIQGGFSSGANVTSFPSVSLPAVHPLPGNANEFEVADLMNLNSLHHHQLQPNLMNVRNISPSFYSSSAMSHRMKHNAEINHSNVNNKTPTLNRLMNEGVLSKGFQNPGAAMNFMPMQSSGAGCFEKAGEGTGISQMPGSPFGVGYNVQNATGIGGIGFQNYANINHAPFHTTQGNMDGSFLTLGVGSNMEDRSILRFNSKEVINGVEEAASPQNNNSHIQQTRRNLPSLIHGAPGGITNFQCDSGGFPNSACNSGVHAPDSRISAPPFMYAPDARLNSSNARDLAAVGNADQRLCEPDPLMYAQGGLPPPLLPFSSNSTLPPHLGFGGVAAAPGSAQQFRVLAQPNVNQQSSLYTNMVRNHQSFMGPAILSHGGGRVRQDHLGQQSFVNVLNPWGNNLYPEGMGVQIPGWSGIQSALVNQFPRRPGVQLNDGAISQATREGVLPGTGGIQQTRGGRPQVGSSAELNVSGLPYHAGQGVPISKVDVAPQASNLDGPTSLKRRRPARAPPTAPMRQRRRKLTQHRAPPRPMTIAPVPASSPSLPDLCAKLQARLEEPAQIIAENCKICKRNVMFNPEGPFVRPAIAPPVAVLPCGHVFHDECLQKITPKDQATNPPCIPCVLGDT